A genomic stretch from Silurus meridionalis isolate SWU-2019-XX chromosome 1, ASM1480568v1, whole genome shotgun sequence includes:
- the dock7 gene encoding dedicator of cytokinesis protein 7 isoform X21: MAERRAFAQKISRTVAAEVRKQIAGQYGGSPQLLKNLHLGGNAASNSVPLTDAVEPVDFEEYLITHPPIIESGPLRDLIEFPPDDIEVTYTPRECRTLGQAVPDEGDNDAHVRDCIRSYTEDWAIVNRKYHKLGTGFNPNTLDKQKERQRGLPKQVFESDELPDPSSYQDDQDDLKRRSMSIDDTPRGSWACSIFDLKNSQPDSLLPHLLDRVPNEEIDRHNEEQRKAKRHRELFALHPALDEEEPIERHCVPDVPKEHFGQRLLVKCLSLKFEIEIEPIFASLALYDVKEKKKISENFFFDLNSEQTKSMLRPHIQTAAISTLARSAVFSITYPSQDVFLVIKLEKVLQQGDIGECAEPYMVFKESDAAKNKEKLEKLRTQSEQFCQRLGRYRMPFAWTAIHLMNIVNSAGSLERDTELEMGLPERKGSWSERRNSSIVGRRSLERTTSGDEYCNLTSFRPATLTVTNFFKQEGDRLSDEDLYKFLADMRRPSSVLRRLRPITAQLKIDISPAPENPHYCLTPELLQVKPYPDTRVRPTREILEFPAKDIYVPNTTYRNLLYVNPQSLNFANRQGSARNITVKVQFMNGEDPSNAMPVIFGKSSCGEFSKDAYTAVVYHNRSPDFHDEIKIKLPASLNDHHHILFTFYHVSCQQKQNTPLETPVGYTWIPMLQNGRLRTGHFCLPVSLEKPPQSYSVLSPDVPLPGMKWVDNHRGVFNVEVISMSTLHTQDQYLDKFFALVHALDEHMFPVRIGDMRIMENSLEAELKGSITALSSSQLEPVVRFLHLLLDKLVVLVVRPPVIAGQIVNLGQVSFEAMASIVNRLHKYLDTSQDMHGRNSLLSSYIYYVFRLPNMDPNSPSPGPGGLGGSVHYATMARSAIRPASLNLNRSRSLSNSNPDISGTPTSPDDEVRSIIGTKLFHEELALQWVVSSGSVREGALQQAWFFFELMVKSIIHHLYFTDRLESPRKNRFPERFMDDITALVSTIAGDIVSRFQKDLELVERLNTSLAFFLNDLLSVMDRGFVFSLIKTYWKQVSTKLYALQNPTLESLRLDFLRIVCSHEHYVTLNLPCSLLTPPASPSPSVSSATSQSSGFSTHVQDQKIANMFELSVPFREQHYLAGLVLTELAIILDPEAEGSVHWMFGLHKKVISVVHNLLSSHDSDPRYADPEVKARVAMLYLPFIGIVMETLPQLYDFTESHNQWGRLGLDEQETESNSMISQSVAMAIAGTSVPQTSRPSSFLLNPQATRQHGTFSPESSRSLLICLLWVLKNADELVLQKWFTDLSVSQLNRLLDMLYLCVSCFEYKGKKAFERMNSLTFKKSKDMKAKLEEAILGSIGARQEMVRRSRGQLERSPSGSAFGSQENLRWRKDMTHWRQNSEKMDKTRAELEHEALIDGNLATEANLIILDTLEIIVQTVSVTESKESILGGVLKVLLHSMACNQSALYLQHCFATQRALVSKFPELLFEEETEQCADLCLRLLRNCSSSIGTIRSHASASLYLLMRQNFEIGNNFARVKMQVTMSLSSLVGTSQNFNEEFLRRSLKTILTYAEEDLELRETTFPDQVQDLVFNLHMILSDTVKMKEHQEDPEMLIDLMYRIAKGYQTSPDLRLTWLQNMAGKHSERNNHAEAAQCLVHSAALVAEYLSMLEDRKYLPVGCVTFQNISSNVLEESAVSDDVVSPDEEGICSGKYFTEAGLVGLLEQAAASFSMAGMYEAVNEVYKVLIPIHEANRDAKKLATIHGKLQEAFGKIVHQDGKRMFGTYFRVGFYGSKFGDLDEQEFVYKEPAITKLAEISHRLEGFYGERFGEDQVEVIKDSNPVDKCKLDPNKAFVQITYVEPYFDTYEMKDRITYFDKNYNLRRFVYCTPFTLDGRAHGDLHEQYKRKTILTTSNAFPYIKTRINIIHKEEIISMPIEVAIEDMQKKTQELAFATHQDPADAKMLQMVLQGSVGTTVNQGPLEVAQVFLSEIPSDPKLYRHHNKLRLCFKDFTKRCEDALRKNKSLIGPDQKEYQRELERNYHRLKEALQPLINRKIPQLYKPVLQVNSHRDSFSRMSLRKLDL, translated from the exons GTATCATAAGCTGGGCACCGGCTTTAACCCCAACACGCTGGACAAGCAGAAGGAGAGGCAGAGAGGTTTACCCAAGCAAGTGTTTGAGTCAGATGAGCTTCCTGACCCCAGCAGCTATCAGGACGATCAG gaTGACCTAAAGCGCAGGTCCATGTCCATAGATGACACTCCTCGCGGTAGCTGGGCTTGCAGTATATTCGATCTGAAGAACTCCCAGCCTGACTCTTTACTCCCACACTTGCTGGACAGAGTGCCAAACGAGGAGATCGACCGGCACAACGAGGAGCAACGCAAAGCCAAACGACACCGAGAGCTCTTTGCCCTGCACCCGGCACTCGACGAG gagGAGCCGATCGAGCGTCACTGTGTTCCTGATGTTCCCAAAGAGCACTTTGGCCAGAGACTTCTTGTGAAATGCTTGTCCCTAAA GTTTGAGATCGAGATCGAGCCAATATTTGCAAGTTTGGCTTTATATGATgtcaaggaaaagaaaaag ATATCAGAAAACTTTTTCTTTGACCTGAACTCAGAGCAGACCAAATCCATGCTGCGTCCACATATCCAGACAGCTGCTATCTCCACCTTGGCCCGCTCCGCCGTCTTCTCCATCACCTACCCCTCTCAAGACGTCTTCCTGGTTATAAAG cttgaAAAAGTTCTTCAGCAGGGGGACATCGGAGAATGTGCCGAGCCTTACATGGTCTTTAAGGAGTCAGATGCTGCAAAA aataaagaaaaactgGAGAAGCTGCGTACTCAGTCGGAGCAGTTCTGCCAGAGGCTCGGTCGCTACAGGATGCCCTTCGCTTGGACCGCCATCCATCTAATGAATATAGTCAACAGTGCAGGCAGTCTGGAGAGGGACACTGAGCTGGAAATGGGTCTCCCAG AGCGTAAGGGTTCCTGGTCTGAGCGGAGGAACTCCAGCATTGTGGGTCGGCGCTCTTTAGAGAGGACCACCAGCGGGGACGAGTACTGCAATCTGACCAGTTTCAGACCTGCTACACTGACTGTCACCAACTTCTTCAAACAG gaaggaGATCGGTTAAGTGATGAGGATCTGTACAAGTTCTTGGCCGACATGAGGCGGCCCTCTTCAGTGTTACGCAGACTCAGACCTATTACAG ctcaGCTAAAGATTGACATCTCTCCTGCTCCCGAGAACCCCCACTACTGTCTGACTCCAGAGCTACTTCAGGTCAAGCCTTATCCAGACACCAGAGTACGGCCCACCCGGGAGATTTTGGAGTTCCCAGCCAAGGACATCTATGTGCCCAACACCACGTACAG GAACCTGCTGTATGTCAACCCACAGAGTCTGAATTTTGCCAACCGCCAGGGCTCTGCTCGCAACATCACAGTGAAGGTGCAGTTTATGAACGGGGAGGACCCCAGCAATGCCATGCCT GTGATCTTTGGTAAATCCAGCTGTGGAGAGTTTTCCAAAGATGCATACACTGCGGTGGTCTATCACAACCG CTCTCCAGATTTTCATGATGAGATCAAAATTAAGCTGCCTGCCTCCCTGAACGACCACCATCACATCCTGTTCACCTTCTACCATGTCAGCTGCCAACAGAAGCAAAATACCCCTCTGGAGACACCAGTTGGATACACg TGGATCCCTATGCTTCAGAATGGACGTCTTAGAACAGGCCACTTCTGCCTGCCTGTGTCTCTGGAAAAACCACCTCAATCTTATTCTGTTTTGTCTCCTGAT GTTCCTTTACCTGGAATGAAATGGGTTGATAATCACAGAGGAGTGTTTAATGTTGAGGTCATATCCATGTCCACTCTCCACACACAG GACCAGTATCTGGATAAGTTCTTTGCACTTGTGCACGCTCTGGATGAGCACATGTTCCCAGTAAGGATTGGAGATATGCGGATTATGGAGAACAGCCTGGAAGCAGAGCTGAAGGGCAGCATAACAGCTCTGAGCTCCTCTCAGCTAGAACCAGTGGTGCGTTTCCTCCACCTGCTGCTTGACAAgctggtggtgctggtggtgcgGCCGCCCGTCATCGCTGGACAGATTG TAAATCTTGGCCAGGTGTCTTTTGAGGCAATGGCGTCCATTGTAAACCGTTTGCATAAATATTTGGACACCAGCCAGGACATGCACGGCCGGAACAGCCTTCTCTCTTCCTACATTTACTACGTCTTCCGTCTGCCCAACATGGACCCTAACTCTCCTTCCCCCG GTCCTGGAGGTCTGGGGGGCTCGGTGCATTACGCCACTATGGCTCGCTCTGCCATCAGACCAGCCAGCCTCAACCTGAACCGCTCCCGTAGCCTTAGCAACAGTAACCCTGACATTTCCGGCACTCCAACATCACCGGACGATGAAGTTCGTTCTATTATTGGCACTAAG CTCTTCCATGAGGAACTGGCACTGCAGTGGGTGGTGAGCAGTGGCAGTGTTAGAGAAGGAGCTCTTCAACAGGCCTGGTTCTTCTTTGAGCTCATG GTCAAGAGTATTATCCACCACTTGTATTTCACTGACCGTCTGGAGTCTCCCAGGAAGAACCGCTTTCCTGAGCGCTTCATGGATGACATCACGGCTCTGGTCAGCACCATTGCAGGGGACATCGTCTCGCGCTTCCAAAAG GATCTGGAGTTGGTGGAGAGGCTAAACACAAGCCTGGCCTTCTTCCTTAATGACCTGCTGTCTGTCATGGACAGGGGCTTTGTCTTCAGTCTCATTAAGACCTACTGGAAACAG GTGTCCACGAAGCTGTATGCTCTACAGAACCCCACCCTGGAGTCTCTGAGGCTCGACTTCCTCAGGATCGTGTGTAGCCATGAACACTACGTCACGCTGAACCTGCCCTGCAGTCTGCTCACTCCTCCAGCCTCGCCCTCTCCCTCAGTCTCGTCTGCCACATCACAG AGCTCTGGTTTCTCCACTCATGTACAAGACCAGAAGATTGCAAACATGTTTGAATTGTCGGTACCTTTTAGAGAGCAACACTACCTGGCTGGTTTGGTTTTAACAGAACTTGCCATTATTTTGGACCCGGAGGCTGAAGGGTCAGTACACTG gaTGTTTGGCCTGCATAAGAAAGTGATCAGTGTGGTCCATAACCTACTGTCCAGTCATGACTCGGACCCACGCTATGCTGACCCTGAGGTTAAAGCGAGGGTCGCCATGCTCTACCTACCTTTTATTGGCATTGTCATGGAGACCCTGCCCCAACTCTATGACTTTACAG AGTCTCATAACCAGTGGGGTCGTCTTGGGCTAGACGAACAGGAAACTGAGAGCAATAGCATGATCAGTCAGAGCGTAGCAATGGCAATAGCAGGGACCTCTGTGCCTCAGACGTCACGTCCCAGCAGCTTCCTGCTTAATCCACAA GCTACCCGTCAGCACGGTACCTTTTCCCCCGAGTCCAGTCGTAGTCTGCTCATCTGTCTGCTGTGGGTGCTGAAAAACGCAGACGAGCTGGTGCTGCAGAAATGGTTCACTGACCTGTCTGTGTCTCAGCTCAATCGCCTGCTGGACATGCTCTACCTCTGCGTCTCCTGTTTTGAGTACAAG GGTAAGAAGGCTTTTGAGCGCATGAACAGTCTGACCTTTAAGAAGTCTAAAGACATGAAGGCTAAGCTGGAGGAGGCCATCTTGGGCAGTATTGGAGCCAGGCAGGAGATGGTGCGACGCAGTCGAGGACAGTTAG AACGGAGTCCATCAGGCAGTGCTTTTGGCAGCCAAGAGAACCTGCGCTGGAGAAAAGACATGACGCACTGGCGCCAAAACAGTGAAAAAATGGACAA AACCAGGGCAGAGTTAGAACATGAGGCATTAATAGACGGCAATCTGGCAACCGAGGCCAACCTGATCATTCTTGACACTCTGGAGATCATCGTGCAG ACCGTATCTGTGACCGAGTCGAAGGAGAGCATCCTTGGAGGCGTCCTCAAAGTCTTGCTTCACAGTATGGCATGCAACCAGAGCGCCCTCTATCTTCAGCACTGCTTTGCTACACAGAGAGCTCTCGTCTCTAAG TTCCCAGAGCTGCTGTTTGAGGAAGAGACGGAGCAGTGTGCTGACTTGTGTCTGCGTCTGCTGAGGAACTGCAGCAGTAGCATCGGTACCATTAGGTCACATGCCAGCGCTTCACTTTACCTGCTAATGAGGCAGAACTTTGAGATTGGAAAT AACTTTGCCAGAGTGAAAATGCAGGTAACCATGTCTCTGTCGTCTCTGGTTGGCACATCTCAAAACTTTAACGAGGAGTTCCTGAGACGCTCACTCAAAACCATCCTGACATACGCTGAGGAGGACCTGGAGCTTCGAGAGACCACGTTCCCTGATCAG gttcAAGACTTGGTGTTTAACCTGCATATGATTTTGTCAGACACAGTAAAGATGAAGGAACATCAAGAGGATCCCGAGATGCTTATTGATCTGATGTACAG AATTGCCAAGGGGTATCAGACATCCCCGGATTTAAGGCTGACCTGGCTCCAGAACATGGCAGGAAAGCACTCCGAGAGGAATAACCATGCAGAGGCGGCTCAGTGTCTGGTGCACAGTGCCGCCCTGGTGGCTGAATATCTCAGCATGCTGGAGGATCGCAAGTACCTACCTGTGGGCTGTGTCACCTTCCAG AATATCTCTTCCAATGTACTGGAGGAGTCTGCTGTATCTGATGATGTCGTGTCTCCCGATGAGGAGGGTATTTGCTCAGGGAAATATTTCACAGAGGCTGGGCTGGTGGGGCTTTTGGAGCAGGCTGCCGCATCCTTCTCTATG GCTGGCATGTACGAGGCTGTGAATGAAGTCTACAAGGTGCTCATCCCTATTCATGAAGCTAACAGGGATGCCAAGAAGCTGGCCACTATTCATGGTAAACTGCAAGAGGCCTTTGGCAAAATAGTGCACCAG GATGGAAAGCGCATGTTTGGTACTTATTTCCGAGTTGGATTTTATGGTTCGAAATTTGGCGACTTGGACGAGCAGGAGTTTGTGTACAAAGAGCCGGCTATCACCAAGCTGGCTGAAATCTCACACCGGCTTGAG GGTTTCTATGGGGAGAGATTTGGGGAGGATCAAGTTGAAGTCATTAAGGACTCGAATCCAGTGGACAAATGTAAACTTGATCCAAATAAG GCTTTCGTTCAGATCACGTACGTGGAGCCGTACTTCGACACGTACGAGATGAAGGACCGCATCACATATTTCGACAAGAACTACAACCTGCGGCGCTTTGTTTACTGCACGCCGTTCACACTAGACGGCCGCGCACACGGAGATCTGCACGAGCAGTACAAACGCAAAACCATACTTACCACCAGCAACGCCTTTCCCTACATCAAAACCCGCATCAACATCATTCACAAGGAGGAG ATTATCTCCATGCCCATTGAGGTGGCCATTGAGGACATGCAGAAGAAGACACAGGAACTGGCCTTTGCCACACACCAGGATCCAGCTGATGCCAAGATGTTACAGATGGTCCTGCAGGGGTCTGTGGGCACCACAGTCAACCAG GGTCCACTCGAGGTGGCTCAGGTCTTCCTGTCTGAAATTCCAAGTGATCCTAAACTCTACAGACACCACAACAAGCTCAGACTCTGCTTTAAAGACTTTACCAAAAG GTGCGAAGACGCCCTCCGCAAAAACAAGAGTTTGATAGGTCCTGACCAAAAGGAATATCAGCGGGAACTGGAGAGAAATTACCACAGGCTGAAGGAAGCTCTGCAGCCGCTTATTAACAGGAAGATCCCGCAGCTCTACAAGCCTGTACTCCAGGTTAACTCTCACAG AGATTCCTTTAGCAGAATGAGCCTCCGCAAGCTTGATTTGTGA